The genomic segment CACCCACCTTCAAGCCGCTGTCCTGTTTGGCTGCCCCAAGGCAGGGGCAATCGTGGGCCGACAGTCCTGAGCcaccctcctgctcctgccgtgctgcttctgctttgctgcaCGGGGCGGAATCGGCTCCTGGAAGAGGCCTTTGGGCCTGGGGTTGCCAGGTCATTTGGgctcctgctggctcctgccttAGGGTTTCTGTCCCACATCCGGGTGCAGGTACTAAACACCAGCCCGAAACCCTTCAGAGAAGAAGATAGCTCTCCAAAACCCAAGCCACCTGCACTTGTGAAAAAGCCTGTGGCCGGGGCATTTTACCCCCTTGCATCctcacagagcagcagcccGTGGCCACGCTGCGTCTCTCGGAGCTCCCCGCCCGGTTTCGGTGGCACAGGTGCCCCTCTTTGCTACAGGGCACCAGAGCCTGAGCCGAGCCGCTGTTGGGACATACGGACTCATACCAAAAAAGACCAAAACcaccaaaaagcaaaaaaaaaaaccaaaacaagcaaaaaagccCCACGAAGCTCTAGaaccagcccccagcccctgtaATTTCGGCACGAAGCCGAATAAGGACGAGGCTGGCTCTGGGGgcgcaggggggggggggtccctctCCGCCCCGGTGCCCCCTAAACACGCCCCGCCCGCCCCAGGCGGTGGCCTCGTGCATATTCAtgaggagggggcgtggccagacCCGGGCTCATCCATTATTCATGAGCTTTCGCGCGCTTTTGCCGGCCACGTGGGCCGCTTGGCGCGGAACTCGGCGGGGCAGGAAGGAGCCATGGCGGTgagcggccggggccgggccgggggttTCGGGGTGCCGCCGCCTCCAGCCCCGACCCCCGATCCTCCCCACCCCGCTCACCGTCCTGCGGGGTCCGGGTTttggggggcggcgggggggtggtcgctgggggcaccccaaggtgctcggggcagggggtgggcgCGGAGCTCTTCTCCGCCGCCTTGGGGGTGGTTTCCCCCAAATTCCCGTGTGTCCCCGTTAATATGTGCGAGGAGCCCTAATTATTTCCATCTCCCCCCCTGTCGGGAAGGAGGATCCACTGCCCATCAGCCCACCCGCTGCCCCCTTTTTGCCCCTCTGACCCCCCGTCGCGGAGGCTCCTGGAAGCCCCGAGCCCCCCTTTCCTGCCGCGGTGGCAGGGAGGGGgtcccccggtccccccccagccctcacccccccccccttgtccccttgCAGGACTCCTCCGAGTCACAGGCGGCGGCCACCAGCCCGGTGCGCAGCTCTCGCCGCGGCGATGCCTTCACGTCCAGCCCCGGCCGGGACCTGCCCCCCTTCGAGGATGAGTCCGAGGGGCTCCTGGGGACCGAGGGGCtccccgaggaggaggaggaagaaggggaagagctCATCGGGGAAGGGATGGAGAGGTAAGGGAGCCGGGGGGAGAGGGCTTCTGGGGAGCTGGGCTTTTGCTAGTAtttgctgcagccagcaccatGGGAGCTCGCAGCTGGGGTGGGCgcctctgctgtgctggggggttcgaagagctgctggtgggggagaaggggcaggaCATGGTGTGGGGCAAGTCCTGGAAGCACAGAGCAAATTGCAAGCCAGGAGGAACATGCCATCATCATCCAGTGAGGATAAATGTGGATCCGTCTGGATACGGGATGCACATCTAGCTCGGTTCCTTGCTCTTGCAGGCATAAGTCTGAATGTTTTGTCGCTCAGCTAGGCCTGCCGGCAAGCTGGTGAACTTTACAATACAAAGACTTGGATGCTGGCGCTTGTAACCCTGGTGCTGGAGCCCTTCGTGCCGCAGGGCATTTCTCATGCGTTCTTGCTCAGTCTTGCTGCAGAAGAGCTGTCCTGACACCTATGCAGCAGTAGCCAGAGAAGGGCTGGAGAAATGCTTGCTGGAGCCTGATCcggtgctgtgtctgtgctagGGACTACCGCCCCATCCCGGAGCTGGACGTCTATGAAGCAGAGGGCCTGGCCTTGGATGATGAAGATGTGGAGGAGCTGACCGCCAGCCAGCGGGAGGCTGCCGAGCGGGTCATGAGGCAGCGAGACcgggagctggagcagggcatGGGCCGCATGAGGAGGGGGCTGCTTTACGGTAGGTGGAGACGAGCTTTAGCAGCTGGGCTGCTGATCCCTGTGTGGTAAGCAGGCCGTAAGCTGGCCCTGGTGGGGGAGCTGGTCTCTCACCCTCAGGATCCTGGGTCTGGATCAAGGGCTTGGGATTGTACCCAGCGTATGCTGTGGAGTTTGGGGTTGGTGTTCCTACAGAGACTTCTGCAGGCTGGATGGAAGGGCCTTTTGTGCACTTGGAGGTCCCAAGGTTTGTATCCCAAGTGCCAACCTCTTTGCTTCCACAGCCTGTGTAGTCCGACCACGACCAGCCCAAGGAGTGGGAATCCCAACTCTGACAATCTGTCTTCCTGACCCTTAGACAGTGATGATGAAGACGAAGACCGTCCTTCGCGGAAGAGGCGGCTGGCAGAACGGGCTGCCGACGGCAttgaggaggaggatgaagacaTGATCGAGAGCATCGAGAATCTGGAAGACATGAAGGGGCACTCAGTGAGGGAGTGGGTTTCCATGGCAGCTCCCCGTCTTGAGATCTACCACCGCTTCAAGAACTTCTTGAAGACCCATGTGGATGACCACGGGCACAATGTCTTCAAGGAGAGGATCAGTGACATGTGCAAAGGTAGGGCTGGGGGATCACAGGCTCTCTTCTCTTTATGTGGGCTGTGGTACTTCGCAGTGACCCAGCCCCCAGGGGGTATTTTGCTGCCTGCCCTGTTTGTCTCAGACATCAAGTCAGCACGTTAAGAAACTGGTACTGATGGAGataaatgaataatggaaacaTCGTGACTGTCGTCTTTGATTCTGACTGACTAATTAGAAGGCCCCTGGCATCTGCTGTTCATTAATATTCATATCCTAGAAATGCTGGCAAGAAGTATGTGGGGCAGCAGACAGTGGCCTGCAAGCTTGCGATGTGAAAGAGACAACAATGACTTGCTGTCTGTGCCCGCTTCTTTCTCACACTGGAGTCTGGATTGTCCAGCGAGGGGACACAAACGGAGCCTGTGACTTTGAAAATCACGTCAGTGTTGCATCATTGTATTCAAACTAGTCACTGACAGAAGCAATCATTAGGGCTGTTAttgataaattttaaaagcagatattGTCACATCTAGGAACAGCTTGTGTAACTGCAATTCATATTTCTTCGTTACATTGAGCCAGAAGCTTGAGTACTGGATCTGGGTCATTGTTACGCAGCTAGCAAATAAAAGGTATCTGTCTTGTCTCTTCCCAGGAACATCAGAGGCCGAAGGGTTTTGCCAACTATTCAGCGCAGTTGTTTCTCCTGTTAACTTCTGTTTCTTGGAGGTCTGTGGGAGAGTTGTTTTGGGCTGAGGCTTACAAGTCTCAGGAGCACTGAGCCTGGGAAATACCTGTGCTGAATTGGAGAGGAACAACTGGAAGTTTAGTACTCATGGAGAATTTGGCAGAAAAAATGACTTCCCAGCTGTTTTCAAATTGTTGTCCTCCACACTTTTCAGGGAAGGTGCAGACATCTGTGAGATGCAGCTTGCAGGAAACAGGCTTGTGTGTTGTGGCTATCTTTTGAAAGTTCCTTGAGGAGCGAGCAGgttgaaaataatttccatcctttctttttctctcagaaaacaGAGAGAGCCTGGTGGTGAACTACGAGGATCTGGCTGCCCAGGAACATGTCCTTGCCTACTTCCTGCCTGAGGCCccagcagaaatgctgaagaTCTTTGATGAAGCAGCCAAGGAAGTGGTGTTGGCCATGTACCCCAAATACGATCGTATTGCTCAGGAGATCCATGTCCGTATCTCCCACCTCCCTCTGGTGGAAGAGTTGCGGTCGCTCAGGTGAGCAGCAGAACCACCAGCAGTGGCTGTAGGGCCCGCAGGAGGCTTTGGGGTGCTCAGGAGAACTAGTCTGCGAGCTAAAGTTCTGGATAAGTCCAACAGAATGACTAAGCTTATAACAGGAAAAAGTCAGATTAAGGATGAACTTCCAGTGTCCCTAAATGTAAAATGCAAACCTTGGGAGAAAGCTCCTCCTGAGAGCTTTTTCTTAAGAGGCCTTTGGCAGTTGCGCCTCAGAGCAAGAATGTGCCTGGGGGGTATTCTGCCTTTGGTGCCCCACAGGCATCCAGTATCTCTCTTTCCTCAGGCAACTGCACTTGAACCAGTTGATCCGGACCAGCGGAGTGGTGACGAGCTGCACAGGGGTCCTGCCTCAGCTCAGCATGGTCAAATACAACTGCATGAAGTGCACCTTCATCTTGGGACCCTTCTTCCAGTCCCAGAACCAGGAGGTGAAGCCTGGTTCCTGCCCAGAGTGTCAGTCTCTCGGCCCCTTTGAAATCAACATGGAAGAGGTAAGAGATGTGGGCACAGGGCTGTCTGCCggtcctgccccagctgctgccgtGCCTGTCCCTCACCACCCTGCCTTGGATCTCACCCTCTGAAGGGACTTGGTGCTGTGAGGGGGGTCTACTGCTACATCCAGGGGACTGTGAAGATAGATCTTCTCTATTTGAGGTGTTAATCTGAATCTGCCTGATCTGGCAGCCAGAagtcattttctgcctttttgcaGGCACAAGCTGTccagctctcctccttcccaggtTAGGTCAATATTGCCAGAGCTACCAGCTAAGGAAATGAGGGGACCGTAACAAAATCACTGATGTGTAGCTTCTGGCTCCTATTCTTTGCTTTGATATTTTCAACTGTCAAGAGTCGAGTGTCTTTCTCCCAGGATCTGGTCTGGGGTGGACAAACACTACAGAAGCTGAAGCTCGGTAGTcagatgtggggaaaaaaaactttcttgtCACCATCGTTGTCTGTCACAGACTAGAATTGTTCCTCACGACCTCCATCTTCAATAGTTTTCTACCCAAAATACAGTAAATCTTTGGACCTTTTCAGTGAGGTGCCTTTGAAAAGCAGTGGCAGTGCTGATGCCATCCAGACGTGCTGGGTAACTTTAATTTCGTTGCTGCAGACGGTCTATCAGAACTATCAGCGCATCAAAATCCAGGAGAGCCCCGGCAAGGTAGCTGCTGGCAGGCTGCCCCGCTCCAAGGATGCCATCCTCCTTGCCGATCTGGTCGACAGCTGCAAGCCAGGGGATGAGATTGTGAGTATGTTGTTGAACTCGAGTATGGGGTGAGCACAGAACACTTCTAAATTCTCTGACAGGTACATCAGTAATTGTGTCAGAGGGGATGCAGGGACAGATTGTCCTCAGATATGTTTGGGCACCTACTTTCAAGACTGGTatcttaaaatggaaaaggggGGCTGTTTCCTACCGTGCAGGCACTAATATACCATCTCATGGCTCTCAGGAGCTCACAGGGATCTACCACAACAACTACGATGGCTCCTTGAACACTGCCAATGGGTTCCCGGTGTTTGCGACTGTGATCCTGGCCAACCACATAACCAAGAAGGACAACAAGCTGGCTGTCGGGGAGCTGACTGACGAGGACGTGAAAGTGCTTGTGGGTCTGTCCAAGGATGAGCAAATTGCGGAGAAGGTGGGTCTGCCTCGAacatcctttcttttcctgctgagaGCCAGCTATCACCTGGATCAGTTGGATCAGAAAGTGATGGAAGGTGTCAGCTGGCTAAATATTAGCTAGAGGAATTTTTAGAAATCCCAGTTCTATCTCAATGCTCTTCTGGTCCTCTGTAGCTCTCAGACAGCTGTTGATGAACATGAGTTACAGGAGGGAAACAGATATTACTTGTTTCTTATACTTTTGGAGGgtcatattttctgtttctaccCTTCTCTGAGCCTTCCACAtcacagcagggctggaagaTGAGGGTGAGAGGCGCTCGGACGCTGCTGGACTCTGATCATTGTTTCCTCACACTTTGCTTTCAGGATATGGGGAGAGAAAGTATTCTGAGGGGCCAGTGTCTGCATATCTGATCCCCTTAAGGGTGTTATTACTTAGCTAAGCTGTGACGGGGGTCTTGGCTTTGCTTCTGTCTGCATGCTGAGACCTGAATCCAGTATTCAAAAGAAACAAGCTCCTGGGTTGGTGCGCGTTCAAACTCCCTTGAGTCAGGTTTAAGTTCTCTAGTACAGGGACTTCACTCTGTTCTCTTAGTCACATAGTTCTTATATTGATGGTGCAGCTCCTGATGGGTAGAGCAGCTTCATTTAAGTCAGGACTGCTTTAAAATCAGTAGTCTCCAGCATCAGGCTATTATCAGAATACCCTTGAGAAAATAAGCCAGTTGTTCGTAATATTTGACCATGATGACAAATCGTGTAAGGCACAGCCCATCCAACTACTGTCGTGTGCAGTGAATAAGTCTCAAACTGAATCAAGGTCTCCAGCTTCGCAACAGCCGATAAGAGCCCCTGTGGTGCGCTTCGGGCACAACACGAGCGTGGAGGCAGTGGTGGCAGCTTCCAGCACTGGACTATGGAATCTCCCACGTTCcagcagctctgtttttttaaggcaattttAGGGGACTCTGGGTGGGCGGTTACCTTTGAAAAATCCCCCTTACCATGGATAATAGAACACTCTTTGAAGACAGCTGTATAGTAAGGGCAACTGCAGATCAACTCGTGATGGTTTTCATGGCACTTTCTGCCCAGACTGGGAAATGGCATTCCCTTAGCaactctcttctgcttttccttttagatTTTTGCCAGCATTGCCCCATCTATTTACGGGCATGAAGATATCAAGAGGGGGTTGGCTTTAGCTCTGTTTGGTGGAGAGCCCAAAAACCCAGGTGAGTGTCCCTTGTGTTCTGTTGCTTGGGGCTGCTTCAGTCAGCtggaaacaaatggaaatgGGTTTGTCCGCACTGTCGCAACGAGAGCGGTTAGAGTTGTCCGTGTGTCTTGGTGACAGACAAGGTAACAGGCTGAGGGATGTCTCTGATCAAAGTGGCTCTTTTTATCACAGTGAAAATTCCAGTGTGGGAGTAGAAATGCCTAGAGTAaaaccagctcctgctgcaaacCTAGGCAAGTTCTTATCCCTCCTTCTCTAGGAGGTCATATTTGATGCCCCTTTAAAAGTTTCATCTTTTGGCATCCTGATTTGCCATCTCCTTAGAAGAACGTGTTCAGCGGGCTTAGAAATGCTGCCTTACACTTGTATTTAGAAAATTGCTGTTGCATTGGAAAGGGAGAAGCTCTGCTCTGGATTCCCAACGCTCAATATTTGACCCTTCAGTACTTTGGTTCTTCTTGGTGCTCTAAACTGTAACAAAACGTGACAGCATCCAaggctggttttctttttccctcagcTTCCCTGCGAGGTGGTTTCCCCGTGTACACTTTGCCTTCCCTTCGGCTTTGTGGTGGTCAGGGCAGGGTTGCTATCAGGCCATGTGCAGAGGGCTCAGCTGCCTGTGTGTCTCTCCCGTTACTGTTTTAGGCGGCAAACACAAGGTCCGTGGTGACATCAACGTGCTCCTGTGTGGGGACCCTGGTACTGCGAAGTCGCAGTTCCTTAAGTACGTGGAGAAGGTGTCCAGCAGGGCCATCTTCACCACCGGCCAGGGTGCTTCTGCTGTGGGTCTCACAGCCTATGTCCAGAGGCACCCGGTCAGCAAGGAGTGGACTTTGGAAGCAGGAGCCCTCGTGCTGGCCGACAGAGGTGTCTGCCTGATCGATGAGTTTGACAAGGTAAGTCCCGGCTGCATCTCTCTGGGAAGGCTGTGCTGTGGAGGGCCTGGCTGTAACCTCTGTAGTGAGGAGACTGTAAGTTGGGGTGCCATCCCCGAGCAGACCGGGTAATCCTGCGGTTTACTTAGGCCCTTGCTGGTCCACAGTGCAGTTCGCCATCTCTTCAGAACACCCCACACAAGCTAATTCTCCTTGGTGCATTAGGCAGTGAGTATAGACTTCGGTTCACCTCACATCATCCTCACTTTCTTGTAGATGAATGACCAGGATCGGACCAGCATCCACGAAGCCATGGAACAGCAAAGCATCTCCATCTCCAAAGCGGGCATCGTCACATCCTTGCAAGCCCGCTGCACCGTTATAGCTGCTGCCAATCCCATAGGTAAGTGCTGAGAGACCACAGGCCTGTCTCAGGCCTCCAGCGTCAGCCCTGTTGTCACGAGCACTGTGGTGCAgcttccctccctctgcctggtTTCTCCAGTCTTGAACAGAGACCAAACAAGCAGTAACGTCTTCCTGCAAAGGAGATCTGTGTTTGCCTCAAAGCTTTGACCCTGAAGCCCGTGTTTGACTTGAAGGTTTGTCTCTGTGCCCCAGGTGGTCGATACGACCCATCGCTGACTTTCTCGGAGAACGTAGACCTGACGGAGCCCATCGTCTCTCGCTTTGATATCCTGTGCGTGGTGAGAGACACGGTGGACCCTGTGCAGGTACAAGTTGTGCAGTGAATCTGAGTTTGTCACGTTGCTGTTGGGATGCTCAGCTGCAGTTGCTCACAGAGTTTTGCTGTCTAGTGGGTGTCCTCAGTTCTGTTACTCCACTGCTCTCTTGTAGGACGAAATGCTGGCCCGGTTTGTTGTTGGCAGCCACATCAAGCACCACCCTGGTAGCAAGGAGGCAGTGAACGGGGACTCCAGTGAGGTTATTCTTCCCAACACATACGGGGTGGAACCCATTCCCCAGGAGATCCTGAGGAAATACATCGTCTATGCCAAAGAGAAGGTCCACCCCAAGCTTAACCAGATGGACCAGGACAAGGTGGCCCGGATGTACAGTGACCTCAGGAAAGAGTCTATGGTAAGAATAtgggaaaagagggaagaagcATGCATCTAGATTGTAAATCAGCCTGTGGCTGCTCCAGCATATGTTGACACATTTTAGCTATTCGTGTCACAAGAGTCTGTGCCACTTTTTTGTGAGAGACAGGCACACACTACAGTGTCTGCTGAACAGACGATTCTTCATCTAAATGCAGAGGCTTGCCTGTGGGTGATCCATGGACTGATGGGCTGGACACATGCATTAATTCCTGCCGGGGCAAAGTCCTCGTATTGTGACTCAGTCTGGCAGGCCCACGGGAGATGTTTGCATTTGTTCAGCCCCATATGCTCCTGGTACATCACAAGGAGCTGTTCTGTGTAGAAACGTCCTTCTCTTGACTGTGGGATCTTTCAGGCTCACTTCATCCTCTCCAAGTGCAAGTGGATTTTTCTGAGGTCAGAAGGGGATTTTTGGACCTTGGGAAAACttatggtttttgtttgtgtgttttaaactggccttttatttctcttcctggctttttatttctccttgctGGAGGTAGCTGGGGATTGATGTTCCTGGAAGGCCACTAACCACTGGCAAAGAGGAACCCCATGTAGTATTCCCTCGCACTCCGCTGAATTAAAATGTTGAACGCAGGAGCCTGTAGCACTCTGTGCAGCATGTGCCAGCAGGTGGCAGCGCCTCCTTAGCCTGAGACAGTCCTTGAAGGTCCAGGAGCGGGTCCTGACCCAGAAGCCGCGTGTCTTGCCCCATGTCTTTTACCCTTTAGTAAggagctgctccttcctccccctcctcaggCGACCGGCAGCATCCCCATCACGGTGCGGCACATCGAGTCCATGATCCGGATGGCCGAGGCTCATGCCCGCATGCACCTGCGGGACTACGTGGTGGAGGACGATGTCAACATGGCCATCCGGGTGATGCTGGAGAGCTTCATCGACACGCAGAAGTTCAGCGTCATGCGGAGCATGCGCAAGGTGGGCACCGGCCGGGCCCACAGCTGCACCCCCGGCCCTGGGGGTTTGGCTGCAGCCCCCGTGGTTGTGCTGGCTGTGGGGAGAGGCTCTTGCAGGCTCTGCGGGGTCTATCCTGCACAGGCAGGCATCGTGTCCATGTGAAGAGCACTGAGAGTCTGAAGGCACTGCTCTGTGACTGCCCTTTGCTGGTCTGTGGTGGGGTGTGTAGGGGCTCTCTCAGGAGTGCTGTTTTATCAGGGCTGAGGATGAACATGAGTCCTGACCTGTGCCCTGCGCCCCTGTACCCAAAGCACAGttgtttctctcctcctttGACACCTTCCCTCCTGTTTTGGCCCAGCACTCCTGCTGCTACCACTGCCAGGTGATCGAGCCGAGCAGGAAGGCAGTTTCTTCaggtttttctgtctcttcaggGGACAGTTAACCCCACTGCAGCCCACACCGTGACTCAGTGCACAAGAGCCTGCCCTTTTCTGTGTGTGGCAGGGCCTGGCTCTGAACAGCTCttggctggctgcagcctggcatCTGTCCACAGGGTGCCTGCCCTCAGTCTGGGCGACTCGTGGCCTCTGTTTGGCTGCAGACAGCCAGCCGGGCACGAGCGTCTGCTGGGCAGGCACGGGGTGGTCTGGGTTAAGAGAAGCAGCTCTACCCTTCCTCAAGGGCTGCTTCCCCCGGGGGCAGCACACCTCCGCAGCCGTGTCCTCTCAGCCCCTGGGAGGCTcccgggctgctgctggggtccCTCCAGAGATTTTGGATGGGCGTCAGAGCAGCTGGTGGAAAAATATCTTGGCTGATACAGGGCTTTGTTGTAACTGCACATGCAGGTGGCAGCTTGGCAAGGCTGAAATCCCTAAGGAGACAATAGGTGCAGGTGACAACAGTGTCATTTGGTTCCCCTTGTACTCTGTGGGAGGAGGGGGTTGGTTGGTGTCGGGCACGGGAGACCTGCAGTGCGGCACTTGATGCCTGACCCTCTTGGCtcatttctcctctcctctgccagACGTTCTCCCGCTACCTTTCGTTCAAGCGAGACAACAACGAGCTGCTGCTGTTCATCCTGAAGCAGCTGGTTGCAGAGCAGGTGATGTACCAGAGGAACCGCTATGGGGCCCAGCAAGACACCATAGAAGTCCCAGAGAAGGATCTAGTGGATAAGGTATGGGCTTATTCTAACAAGCCTTCTTTGGGGTTGGTTCCTGCTCTCTGTCAGCAGCCTCAACCAGAGGTGCTATCAGACAGGTGACTTCTTGAGGTAACGTATCAGAAAAAAACGGTGTTAATCAATTCAACCCAGAATCAGGACGGTCTCCTCTGTCTGTAGTCTAGGAGTGCCGTGTTCTTCCTCCTCAGTTCTCATGACCATCCCATAGAACTTTGGGGTCGGAGTGGTAAATTCTGCAGTaaggctgctgctttgcaggtgAATGAGGACACAAGTTCCCTGGTGCCCACATGTGAGGAAGCAATGAGTAGAAAAATCTGCTTGTATGAATTTTGCCAGTCCCTCCTGAGGCTCACTGTCCTCCTCCTTAATGTGTCCTCATCCCGGCGCAGGGGCTGTGCTCCTgactctgtgcttttctgtgcaATGCATTGACCTCGCTTGGCAATAAAGCAGTACTTGATTCCTGGGTTGCTGATTTTCTGTTCCTTGCATCAAACGAGAGTAACTGCTCCTTCCAGAGCCACCAGTTTGTTGCTGCCTCTTTGACCATCCCCACTCAGAGAGATCCTTCAAGACTGTCTCCCACTGAGTGAGGACTGGGAAGTTTTGGATAATAGTTGTGTATAATAGTCATGTTCTACCTCTAGTGGAAGTAAAAGGACAAGCTGAGAGCAGGCAGATGCTGAGCCAGCATCCTCTCTTcgctcagctcagctctgccaaTGCTCCTTCCTCCTGACCTGCAGTCTCCCCTTCTACTGCAGTTCTGGTTCccgctgagcagagcagagattGCTGACTGTCAGATTTTGTGAGGATGCTGCTGTGGAAAACCacatggtgcttttttttttggttttgaataagCATTTACCTCTTCCCCCGCTCTGTCCTTCCAGGCCCGGCAGATCaacatccacaacctctccacCTTCTACGACAGCGAGGTGTTCAAGATGAACAGGTTCAGCCGGGACGTGAAGCGGAAGCTGATTGTCCAGCAGTTCTGAGCCTGGCACCGGCGCCCTCCGTGTGCTCCTGCAGGACGGaacctctgtgctgctgcccaccTGGGTACGCTACAGCCACTGCCAGCCAGAGGGACTTGGCTCCACATTCTCCTGCTTGCTTTGTGCCTTATGGATTAAGGAACTGCTGAGCTGCTGAAGACCTTGTAAATAGTGCAGAGTTAAGTAGTTAAATGCCCAGCCGAGTCCGCTAAATGCCCAGCCAAGTCTGTTTAGCAACTTTGTTCGCTGTTCCGCCTTGTAGATGAGACCAACAGCGAGAGAATTGCTGGCCACATAGCCGAcgtgtttgctgtttgtttgtcaCTAGTTGTTAATGGGCTCATCTGCAGGAGGGATGAACTGAACGGGAGCATTTGAAAGACGTTTGTCTGCCTTACCCAC from the Anser cygnoides isolate HZ-2024a breed goose chromosome 10, Taihu_goose_T2T_genome, whole genome shotgun sequence genome contains:
- the MCM2 gene encoding DNA replication licensing factor MCM2 → MADSSESQAAATSPVRSSRRGDAFTSSPGRDLPPFEDESEGLLGTEGLPEEEEEEGEELIGEGMERDYRPIPELDVYEAEGLALDDEDVEELTASQREAAERVMRQRDRELEQGMGRMRRGLLYDSDDEDEDRPSRKRRLAERAADGIEEEDEDMIESIENLEDMKGHSVREWVSMAAPRLEIYHRFKNFLKTHVDDHGHNVFKERISDMCKENRESLVVNYEDLAAQEHVLAYFLPEAPAEMLKIFDEAAKEVVLAMYPKYDRIAQEIHVRISHLPLVEELRSLRQLHLNQLIRTSGVVTSCTGVLPQLSMVKYNCMKCTFILGPFFQSQNQEVKPGSCPECQSLGPFEINMEETVYQNYQRIKIQESPGKVAAGRLPRSKDAILLADLVDSCKPGDEIELTGIYHNNYDGSLNTANGFPVFATVILANHITKKDNKLAVGELTDEDVKVLVGLSKDEQIAEKIFASIAPSIYGHEDIKRGLALALFGGEPKNPGGKHKVRGDINVLLCGDPGTAKSQFLKYVEKVSSRAIFTTGQGASAVGLTAYVQRHPVSKEWTLEAGALVLADRGVCLIDEFDKMNDQDRTSIHEAMEQQSISISKAGIVTSLQARCTVIAAANPIGGRYDPSLTFSENVDLTEPIVSRFDILCVVRDTVDPVQDEMLARFVVGSHIKHHPGSKEAVNGDSSEVILPNTYGVEPIPQEILRKYIVYAKEKVHPKLNQMDQDKVARMYSDLRKESMATGSIPITVRHIESMIRMAEAHARMHLRDYVVEDDVNMAIRVMLESFIDTQKFSVMRSMRKTFSRYLSFKRDNNELLLFILKQLVAEQVMYQRNRYGAQQDTIEVPEKDLVDKARQINIHNLSTFYDSEVFKMNRFSRDVKRKLIVQQF